The Acidobacteriota bacterium genome has a window encoding:
- a CDS encoding aldehyde:ferredoxin oxidoreductase produces the protein MKGGYTGKILRVDLSTRTISTIDTAKYEEFGGGHGIGSAVFFDLVGDQLPFEAFDPRNLIIMMASPFSGTFMPGSGRCEVQGMGPMLYPVEWFAHSNFGGRFTAQLKFAGWDGIVVEGAADDPVWINIVNDKVTIESAKGIWGMDTWDTQEEISRRVMPGLKYGEWAELARDQATTQSPAVVCCGPAGENRSRLGALLHGPGSQAALCGFGGVFGSKKLKAISAIGTGDVPIADPKAFMAARLWFRQFQWDVDNPREAERFGAGGPYALISGRPSGGNVLNRDLPLTPARATACASCPRGCRMRLATGDSNESVCAGTMVITVNGSVKFTRQGNDLMQKYGLGHWQLMPLLSYVDALHKKGILGKGKQIDTDLPLDRPGTFAYADAVMRAIAYREGVGDDLAEACARFAKKIGRYDEDVNDGTLSLAYWGTANHYDPAIEAEWGFGSLLGERDLMLHQMSNYPIHWMAWSGDPYLTAEEVSRLYTDAMVPYQGDPFMVDHSDGPTGIYSDSKVKQVAWIKHYEKFWVGAGGFCGWRWPMCITNNTADRRGATPEAEPKFWNAVTGDNRTFADYMELGHKIYTLDRSIWALQGRHRDMEVFPDYVYDKPSVGHDMTMYIDGKWQYAKGTGRTLDRAKVEDFKTRFYRFEGYNPDNGYPKRDTLEKMKLTKVADLLRKRGKLG, from the coding sequence ATGAAAGGCGGATATACGGGCAAGATATTGCGGGTCGATCTTTCGACCCGGACCATCAGCACCATCGACACGGCGAAGTACGAGGAATTCGGGGGCGGGCACGGCATCGGCTCCGCGGTGTTCTTCGATCTCGTCGGCGACCAGCTTCCGTTCGAGGCCTTCGACCCCCGGAACCTCATCATCATGATGGCCTCCCCCTTTTCCGGCACCTTCATGCCCGGCTCGGGGCGGTGCGAGGTTCAGGGGATGGGCCCGATGCTCTACCCGGTCGAGTGGTTCGCCCACAGCAACTTCGGGGGGCGCTTCACGGCCCAGCTCAAGTTCGCCGGGTGGGACGGCATCGTCGTGGAAGGAGCCGCGGACGACCCGGTCTGGATCAACATCGTCAACGACAAGGTCACGATCGAGAGCGCCAAGGGGATCTGGGGGATGGACACCTGGGACACCCAGGAGGAGATCTCCCGCCGCGTGATGCCGGGGCTCAAATACGGCGAGTGGGCCGAGCTGGCCCGGGACCAGGCGACCACCCAGTCCCCCGCCGTGGTCTGCTGCGGCCCGGCGGGGGAGAACCGGAGCCGGCTGGGCGCGCTCCTGCACGGCCCCGGGTCGCAGGCGGCCCTGTGCGGGTTCGGGGGCGTTTTCGGCTCCAAGAAGCTCAAGGCCATCAGCGCCATCGGGACCGGGGACGTCCCGATCGCCGACCCCAAGGCCTTCATGGCCGCCCGGCTCTGGTTCCGGCAGTTCCAGTGGGACGTGGACAATCCCCGCGAGGCGGAACGCTTCGGCGCCGGCGGCCCCTACGCCCTGATCAGCGGCCGCCCCAGCGGGGGGAACGTGCTCAACCGCGACCTGCCGCTCACCCCGGCGCGCGCGACCGCGTGCGCCTCCTGCCCGCGCGGCTGCCGGATGCGGCTGGCCACGGGCGACAGCAACGAGTCGGTCTGCGCCGGCACGATGGTCATCACGGTCAACGGGTCGGTCAAGTTCACCCGCCAGGGGAACGACCTGATGCAGAAGTACGGCCTCGGGCACTGGCAGCTGATGCCGCTCCTGTCCTACGTGGACGCCCTTCACAAGAAGGGGATCCTCGGGAAAGGGAAGCAGATCGACACCGACCTGCCGCTCGACCGCCCCGGGACGTTCGCCTACGCCGACGCGGTGATGCGGGCGATCGCCTACCGGGAGGGGGTCGGGGACGACCTGGCCGAGGCCTGCGCCCGCTTCGCGAAGAAGATCGGGCGCTACGACGAGGACGTCAACGACGGCACCCTGAGCCTGGCCTACTGGGGGACGGCCAACCACTACGACCCGGCGATCGAGGCGGAGTGGGGCTTCGGCTCCCTGCTGGGGGAGCGCGACCTGATGCTGCACCAGATGTCCAACTACCCCATCCACTGGATGGCCTGGTCGGGCGACCCCTACCTGACGGCCGAGGAGGTCTCCCGGCTCTACACCGACGCCATGGTCCCCTACCAGGGGGACCCCTTCATGGTCGATCACAGCGACGGGCCGACCGGGATCTACTCCGACTCCAAGGTCAAGCAGGTCGCCTGGATCAAGCACTACGAGAAGTTCTGGGTCGGGGCGGGCGGCTTCTGCGGCTGGCGCTGGCCGATGTGCATCACCAACAACACGGCCGACCGGCGCGGGGCGACGCCCGAGGCGGAACCGAAGTTCTGGAACGCCGTGACCGGGGACAACCGGACCTTCGCCGACTACATGGAACTGGGGCACAAGATCTACACCCTCGATCGCTCCATCTGGGCGCTGCAGGGGCGGCACCGCGACATGGAGGTCTTCCCCGACTACGTCTACGACAAGCCGAGCGTGGGGCACGACATGACCATGTACATCGACGGTAAGTGGCAGTACGCCAAGGGGACGGGGCGCACGCTGGACCGGGCGAAAGTGGAGGACTTCAAGACCAGGTTCTACAGGTTTGAGGGGTACAATCCCGACAACGGTTATCCGAAACGGGACACCCTCGAGAAGATGAAGCTCACCAAGGTCGCCGACCTGCTCCGGAAGCGGGGCAAGCTGGGCTAG
- a CDS encoding aldehyde:ferredoxin oxidoreductase yields MKGGYTGKILRVHLGSKTIGRLETAKYVEFGGGHGIGSAIFFDLVGDQLPFGGFDPRNLIIMIASPFSGTLMPGSGRCEVQGLGPMLHPVEWFGHSNFGGRFTAQLKFAGWDGIVVEGASADPVWINIVDDKVTIESARGIWGMDTWDTQQEISRRVIPGLGNGEWAVLAGGGESTQVPAVVCCGPAGETLSRLGALLHGPGSQAALCGFGGVFGSKKLKAISAIGSGVVPIADPKAFLEARMGYRQYQWNVDNPREVERFNTRAWSHNSGRPSGGNTLNGRLPLVPARVTACASCPRACRMRLASGESNESVCAGTMAVRIQGGEPKLTRQANDLMQKQGLGHWQFMPLQAYIQTLHRRGLMGKGKAIDCDLPFDIIGTMGYVDTLMRTISSREGIGDDLAEGCARFAEKYGRYREDVSSGVLNLAYWGTRDHYDPRIQVEWAFGSIFGERDLMIHSFANHNFHWMANSGDPYLTAEEAARLYSEALVPYDDDPWLADFGDGPTGIYSDSKVKLIAWVKHYEKFWIGCGGFCGWRWPMTFTNNTADRRGATPREEPKFWNAVTGDNRTFADYMELGRKIYTLDRAIWVLQGRNRDMEVFPDYVYDKPSAGHIMPMVVDGKWTYATGEGRTLDRARVEDFKTRFYRFEGYNPENGYPTRDTLEGMGMRPVADLLEKRGRLG; encoded by the coding sequence ATGAAGGGCGGATACACCGGGAAGATTCTGCGTGTTCATCTCGGCAGCAAAACGATCGGTCGGCTCGAAACCGCAAAGTACGTGGAGTTCGGCGGAGGGCACGGGATCGGATCGGCCATTTTTTTCGACTTGGTCGGGGACCAGCTCCCCTTCGGGGGGTTCGATCCCCGCAACCTCATCATCATGATCGCCTCCCCCTTTTCCGGAACCCTGATGCCCGGGTCGGGCCGGTGCGAGGTGCAGGGGCTGGGGCCGATGCTCCACCCGGTGGAGTGGTTCGGCCACAGCAACTTCGGCGGCCGTTTCACCGCCCAGCTGAAGTTCGCCGGCTGGGACGGGATCGTGGTGGAGGGGGCGTCGGCCGACCCGGTCTGGATCAACATCGTCGATGACAAGGTGACGATCGAGAGCGCCCGGGGAATCTGGGGGATGGACACATGGGACACCCAGCAGGAGATCTCCCGGCGGGTGATCCCCGGGCTCGGGAACGGTGAGTGGGCCGTTCTGGCGGGCGGGGGGGAGAGCACGCAGGTCCCCGCCGTCGTCTGCTGCGGCCCCGCCGGGGAGACCCTGAGCCGGCTCGGGGCGCTCCTGCACGGGCCCGGGTCCCAGGCGGCCCTGTGCGGGTTCGGGGGAGTGTTCGGTTCCAAGAAGCTGAAGGCTATCAGCGCCATCGGCTCCGGCGTGGTGCCGATCGCCGACCCGAAGGCGTTCCTCGAGGCGCGGATGGGGTACCGCCAGTACCAGTGGAACGTGGACAACCCCCGGGAAGTGGAGCGGTTCAACACGCGCGCCTGGTCCCACAACAGCGGCCGGCCGAGCGGGGGGAACACGCTCAACGGCCGGCTTCCCCTGGTCCCGGCGCGGGTCACCGCCTGCGCCTCCTGCCCGCGGGCATGCCGCATGCGGCTGGCCAGCGGCGAGAGCAACGAATCGGTCTGCGCGGGGACCATGGCCGTCAGGATCCAGGGGGGCGAGCCGAAGCTGACGCGCCAGGCCAACGACCTCATGCAGAAGCAGGGCCTGGGGCACTGGCAGTTCATGCCGCTGCAGGCCTACATCCAGACGCTCCACCGGCGCGGTCTCATGGGGAAGGGGAAGGCGATCGACTGCGATCTCCCCTTCGACATCATCGGCACCATGGGATACGTCGACACCCTCATGCGCACGATCTCCAGCCGGGAGGGGATCGGGGATGACCTGGCGGAAGGGTGCGCCCGCTTCGCGGAGAAATACGGGAGGTACCGGGAGGATGTGTCGAGCGGCGTGCTCAACCTGGCCTACTGGGGGACGCGGGACCATTACGACCCCAGGATCCAGGTGGAATGGGCCTTCGGGTCGATCTTCGGCGAGCGCGACCTGATGATCCACTCCTTCGCCAACCACAACTTCCACTGGATGGCGAACTCGGGCGACCCCTACCTGACGGCGGAGGAAGCCGCCCGGCTCTATTCGGAAGCGCTGGTTCCCTACGACGACGATCCCTGGCTGGCCGATTTCGGGGACGGTCCCACCGGCATCTATTCCGACTCCAAGGTCAAGCTGATCGCCTGGGTCAAGCACTACGAAAAATTCTGGATCGGGTGCGGCGGCTTCTGCGGCTGGCGCTGGCCGATGACGTTCACCAACAACACAGCCGACCGGCGCGGTGCGACGCCCCGCGAGGAGCCGAAGTTCTGGAACGCCGTGACCGGGGACAACCGGACCTTCGCCGACTACATGGAACTCGGGCGCAAGATCTACACCCTGGACCGGGCGATCTGGGTGCTGCAGGGGAGGAACCGGGACATGGAGGTCTTCCCCGACTACGTCTACGACAAGCCGAGTGCGGGCCACATCATGCCGATGGTGGTCGACGGCAAGTGGACCTACGCGACCGGCGAGGGGCGGACGCTGGACCGGGCCAGGGTCGAGGACTTCAAGACCCGTTTCTACAGGTTCGAGGGATATAACCCGGAAAACGGCTACCCCACTCGGGACACCCTGGAAGGGATGGGGATGAGGCCGGTGGCCGACCTGCTCGAGAAGAGGGGGAGGCTCGGCTAG
- a CDS encoding 4Fe-4S dicluster domain-containing protein translates to MSEEKDARAARGGEDGGVSRRKFLVAGGAAAAADALMLRTPAARGAQGSPARPPASKGYLVYDSKKCAGCTTCMLACSLAHHGVESLSLARIQILQDSFGKFPHDIQVAPCRQCAAPVCVQSCPTGAAYVDAENGNVRRIDPAKCIGCRTCIRMCPQQPHRTVWNRLEKKSQKCDLCLDTPYWNEKGGPGGKQACVESCPMMALRVVAAVPDQQETDGYDVNLRNDNWFNLGLVDDSTMVPPIMAAQAATAAGAPRTPKAEAKPAPGRKR, encoded by the coding sequence ATGTCCGAGGAAAAAGACGCCCGGGCGGCGAGGGGGGGGGAGGACGGCGGCGTTTCGCGGCGGAAGTTCCTGGTAGCGGGAGGGGCCGCGGCGGCGGCCGACGCCCTCATGCTCAGGACCCCGGCGGCGCGCGGGGCGCAGGGGAGTCCGGCGCGCCCTCCCGCCTCGAAGGGGTACCTGGTCTACGACAGCAAAAAATGCGCCGGCTGCACCACCTGCATGCTGGCCTGCTCGCTCGCGCACCACGGGGTGGAAAGCCTCAGTCTCGCGCGGATACAGATCCTGCAGGATTCCTTCGGCAAATTCCCGCACGACATCCAGGTGGCTCCCTGCCGGCAGTGCGCGGCGCCGGTCTGCGTCCAGAGCTGCCCGACGGGAGCCGCTTACGTCGACGCGGAGAACGGCAACGTCCGCAGGATCGACCCGGCGAAATGCATCGGCTGCCGGACCTGCATCCGGATGTGCCCCCAGCAGCCGCACCGCACCGTCTGGAACCGGCTCGAGAAGAAATCCCAGAAATGCGACCTTTGTCTCGACACCCCCTACTGGAACGAAAAGGGGGGACCCGGGGGGAAGCAGGCGTGCGTGGAAAGCTGCCCGATGATGGCGCTCAGGGTGGTGGCTGCGGTCCCCGACCAGCAGGAGACCGACGGTTATGACGTCAACCTGCGCAACGACAACTGGTTCAATCTCGGCCTGGTGGACGACAGCACCATGGTGCCTCCCATCATGGCTGCGCAGGCGGCCACGGCGGCCGGGGCACCCAGGACGCCCAAGGCGGAGGCGAAACCCGCCCCGGGGCGGAAACGGTAA
- a CDS encoding SDR family oxidoreductase, with protein MDLKNKAAVVTGSSAGVGRAAVLKFAGRGCSVVVNYNRSRTEAEETAALCRERGAGAVVVEADVSVEADCRRLVQAAVDAFGRLDVLVNNAAVTRFVEFGDLEALSEDVWLEILRTNLMGNFFCSRAAVPHMKKAGEGAIVNVVSIAGFLGHGSSIAYSASKAAVINMTKCLARTLGPEIRVNGVAPGGIDTRWLRRGLGEKAFARVVQSVRETTPLEVLATPDDVADAIVWLAEGARMMTGETIKFDGGQHLGGKSGLRRRE; from the coding sequence ATGGACCTGAAAAACAAGGCAGCGGTGGTCACGGGGAGTTCGGCGGGGGTGGGGCGGGCGGCGGTCCTCAAGTTCGCCGGGCGGGGGTGCTCGGTCGTCGTCAACTACAACCGCAGCCGCACCGAAGCGGAGGAGACGGCCGCGCTCTGCCGCGAGCGGGGGGCCGGGGCGGTCGTGGTCGAGGCCGACGTGTCGGTCGAAGCCGACTGCCGGCGCCTCGTCCAGGCGGCGGTGGACGCCTTCGGGCGGCTGGACGTCCTGGTGAACAACGCCGCCGTCACCCGCTTCGTCGAATTCGGCGACCTCGAGGCGCTCTCGGAGGACGTTTGGCTCGAGATCCTGCGCACCAACCTGATGGGCAACTTCTTCTGCTCCCGCGCGGCGGTCCCCCACATGAAAAAAGCGGGGGAGGGGGCCATCGTCAACGTGGTCTCCATCGCGGGATTTCTGGGGCACGGCAGCTCCATCGCCTATTCCGCCTCCAAGGCCGCCGTCATCAACATGACCAAGTGCCTGGCCCGCACCCTCGGCCCGGAGATCCGGGTGAACGGCGTCGCCCCCGGCGGGATCGACACCCGCTGGCTGCGCCGGGGACTGGGGGAGAAGGCGTTCGCCCGCGTCGTCCAGTCCGTGCGCGAGACGACGCCGCTCGAAGTCCTGGCGACCCCGGACGATGTCGCCGACGCCATCGTCTGGCTGGCCGAGGGGGCGCGCATGATGACGGGGGAAACGATCAAATTCGACGGGGGCCAGCACCTCGGCGGCAAAAGCGGACTGCGCCGGAGGGAATGA
- a CDS encoding IclR family transcriptional regulator, whose product MNQNSKTVSATGEHYEYIVPAVDRAARILRLLRTRGHGMTIAEVTEATGWHKSSVHKLLVTLSHHGLLDRNEATKQYSLGIALIDYGHYVLGKLDIADAAKSFLKELANYTGETANYSVLRGTQMVIVDSVESRIDLRVVPPIGTMNSLTTKSNGKAVLAFLPENQVHKLIETEGLPAFTKNSITDPRALLRELAAIRKRGYATDFEEFREGISAVSAPVFNADGHVMATLAVTAPAFRLTKEKAQDYGKKCVDAAARLSAIIPQ is encoded by the coding sequence ATGAATCAGAATTCGAAAACGGTATCCGCGACAGGCGAACATTACGAATACATCGTACCGGCGGTCGACCGGGCGGCCCGCATCCTGAGGCTTTTGCGGACCCGGGGGCACGGCATGACCATCGCCGAGGTCACCGAGGCCACCGGGTGGCACAAGAGCAGCGTCCACAAGCTGCTGGTCACCCTCAGTCATCACGGCCTGCTCGACCGCAACGAAGCCACCAAGCAGTACTCGCTCGGGATCGCCCTCATCGACTACGGTCACTACGTGCTCGGCAAGCTCGACATCGCCGACGCCGCCAAATCGTTCCTCAAGGAGCTGGCCAACTACACCGGGGAGACGGCGAACTATTCGGTCCTGCGCGGGACCCAGATGGTCATCGTGGATTCGGTCGAGTCCCGGATCGACCTCCGGGTGGTCCCCCCGATAGGCACGATGAATTCGCTGACCACAAAATCGAACGGCAAGGCCGTGCTTGCCTTCCTCCCCGAAAACCAGGTCCACAAGCTCATCGAGACCGAGGGCCTCCCGGCCTTCACGAAGAATTCCATCACCGATCCCAGGGCCCTGCTGCGGGAACTGGCGGCCATCCGCAAGCGGGGGTACGCCACCGACTTCGAGGAGTTTCGCGAGGGGATCAGCGCCGTCTCGGCGCCCGTGTTCAACGCCGACGGCCATGTCATGGCAACCCTCGCCGTCACCGCGCCCGCGTTCCGGCTGACGAAGGAGAAGGCCCAGGATTACGGGAAAAAGTGCGTGGATGCCGCTGCGCGCCTTTCGGCCATCATCCCCCAGTAA
- a CDS encoding TonB-dependent receptor, with translation MPKWCDLKKIIMVLTVLPLLFISPYVFSQSSNASLSGTVQDVSGGVLPGAIVTATRVETNVASRTEANNAGVYNFNLQPGVYTVSVQMAGFQTASRTEVRLRVGGQIRLDFELNVAGSEVELEVAASAENLILESGSSTGTILQEESVTELPLASNDVMDLINIMGGVTRAEDPIFSNNQQTFAGVTARNINIQRDGVTVNDVRYDSGIVSPQRINPEMVGEFKMILSPVDAEMGRGAGQVQIITKSGANAFHGSGVWNIQNSSLDANEFGNKKRGIEPTWRNLNNYSLNLSGPIIKNRTFFFASWDQQIVRSRDLPNVISLTPCARKGIFRYYDGWINGDVESPVSTTAGSQTRPVVDAQGNPLTPTEWADGSPYDGELRFESVLGQLTDTAREQIAADPINCSQYDFSGDRGLVPESAWDQYRTQYDTTGFVDRFTGLMPMPNNYELGDGLNSAGFRWTRTLRGSDTVYGNGEDNERKSITVKIDHNLSQAHRLSGRYTYETDYGEAQFAAWPEANGGYGGAVTRKPQSFSVNLTSTLRPTLLNEFRMGLSRTSTKNAEALSNPATSEKMREVLGYLMPTDDFPNYPGYPLLVGPGRGWFGFFTDTYRTGVPNSHPYGSRGALPTARGGYDPRWSFTDTLTWTRGAHSFKGGFELRLQKSVQEQNGAAAFYYSANTFPSVMGGNTANSQPAGIGAWSGLVGDDEGNSSTGNFQLAYDLMTYMAGSIGNVRQWYYVANNEAPYLWNDPSKGELNQVVDLRNREFSFFFKDDWKVSNSLTLNLGVRYEYYGVPWVESGQSAALIGGSSGIFGVSGDGFEDWMPQNPVQGPDSMLTSQHFVGPNSPNPDLAIYNKDANNWGPAIGFAYQFPWFGKGKTTLRGGYQLNYTTLGTFDNFASLMARVTGMTYSHTYAGDSIDYPYLDMSMLPEIIPVNQFLPPEIQPMAVRPLTDRSQSLTVWDQDIKNPYVQSLTLSLTRNLSNNLTFDLRYVGTLSRKLTDTVNLNSSNFINNNLLEAFDTVRAGGQSDLLNSIIPASSLTGSTTATGSDQVRTSVYTRTYLAIGDYNTLASTLSTTNGRLPVASGIRGQVLRAGGAPENFIYANPQFSSANWVGNLDSSNYHSMQAQVTMRPTRGLSFQTTYTWSRNLGIGSVSDVRDRSEAYGLLGSHRSHALSSYGTYTLPFGANGFLLRNATGLWKHVAEGWQMSWIFSATSGLPGSVTGTERLWGGARMDQVGPFDPKSGKVTWNPGEDTGRFFGYDTYMQVPDPQCYTIDGSLQSSCASRIKAIALVAGVDELGNQIPGDIIFQHPQPGTRGNFDPNSLTGPGRWSLDMAMGKSFEFMEGKRIDFRIDAQNIFNHATPSNSYYVRNARFTITYNPNFAVNSSSPFGYISDKAGHRTFQAKIRISF, from the coding sequence ATGCCTAAATGGTGTGACCTGAAGAAGATCATCATGGTGCTAACGGTATTGCCTCTTCTTTTCATATCCCCGTATGTGTTCAGCCAGTCTTCCAACGCTTCGCTGAGCGGAACCGTGCAGGATGTGTCGGGAGGGGTGCTTCCGGGAGCCATCGTCACGGCGACGAGAGTCGAGACCAACGTCGCCAGCAGGACCGAAGCCAACAACGCCGGCGTGTACAACTTCAACCTCCAGCCGGGCGTCTACACGGTCAGCGTGCAGATGGCGGGATTCCAGACCGCCAGCCGGACCGAGGTGCGGCTGCGCGTCGGGGGCCAGATCCGCCTCGACTTCGAGCTGAACGTGGCCGGCAGCGAGGTGGAACTGGAAGTGGCGGCTTCGGCCGAGAACCTGATCCTGGAGTCGGGTTCCTCCACGGGAACCATCCTCCAGGAGGAATCGGTCACCGAGCTGCCGCTGGCCAGCAACGACGTGATGGACCTCATCAACATCATGGGAGGGGTCACCAGGGCCGAGGACCCCATCTTCAGCAACAACCAGCAGACCTTCGCGGGGGTCACCGCGCGCAACATCAACATCCAGCGGGACGGCGTCACGGTCAACGACGTCCGCTACGACTCGGGGATCGTGTCCCCGCAGCGCATCAATCCCGAGATGGTAGGGGAATTCAAGATGATCCTCTCCCCGGTGGACGCCGAAATGGGGCGCGGGGCGGGACAGGTGCAGATCATCACCAAGTCGGGGGCCAACGCCTTCCACGGCTCCGGGGTCTGGAACATCCAGAACTCCTCGCTCGACGCCAACGAATTCGGGAACAAGAAGAGGGGGATCGAGCCCACCTGGCGAAACCTCAATAACTACTCCCTGAACCTCAGCGGCCCCATCATCAAAAACAGGACCTTCTTCTTCGCCTCCTGGGACCAGCAGATCGTCCGGAGCCGGGACCTGCCGAACGTGATCTCCCTCACCCCCTGCGCCCGCAAGGGAATCTTCCGCTACTACGACGGCTGGATCAACGGGGACGTGGAGAGCCCGGTCAGCACGACCGCCGGGTCCCAGACCCGCCCCGTGGTGGATGCGCAGGGGAATCCCCTCACCCCCACCGAATGGGCCGACGGCTCCCCCTATGACGGCGAGCTCCGGTTCGAAAGCGTGCTGGGGCAGCTGACCGACACGGCGCGGGAACAGATCGCGGCCGACCCCATCAACTGCTCCCAGTACGATTTTTCCGGCGACCGCGGGCTGGTGCCCGAAAGCGCCTGGGACCAGTACCGTACCCAGTACGACACCACCGGCTTCGTCGACCGCTTCACCGGCCTGATGCCGATGCCCAACAACTACGAGCTCGGCGACGGGCTGAATTCCGCCGGCTTCCGCTGGACCCGCACCCTCAGGGGGAGCGACACGGTCTACGGCAACGGCGAGGACAACGAGCGCAAGTCGATCACGGTCAAAATCGACCACAACCTGAGCCAGGCCCACCGGCTGAGCGGGCGCTACACCTACGAAACGGACTACGGGGAAGCCCAGTTCGCCGCCTGGCCCGAGGCCAACGGCGGCTACGGCGGGGCGGTCACCCGCAAGCCCCAGAGCTTCAGCGTCAACCTGACCTCCACCCTGCGGCCCACCCTGCTCAACGAGTTCCGCATGGGGCTGTCCCGCACCAGCACCAAAAACGCCGAGGCGCTGTCCAATCCGGCGACGAGCGAAAAGATGCGGGAGGTGCTCGGCTACCTCATGCCCACCGACGACTTCCCGAACTACCCCGGCTACCCGCTCCTCGTGGGTCCCGGCCGGGGGTGGTTCGGCTTCTTCACCGACACCTACCGCACCGGGGTCCCCAACAGCCACCCCTACGGCAGCCGGGGCGCCCTGCCGACGGCGCGCGGCGGGTACGACCCGCGCTGGAGCTTCACCGACACCCTCACCTGGACCCGCGGGGCCCACTCCTTCAAGGGGGGATTCGAACTGCGCCTGCAGAAATCGGTGCAGGAACAGAACGGGGCCGCGGCGTTCTACTATTCGGCCAACACCTTCCCCTCGGTCATGGGGGGGAATACGGCGAACTCCCAGCCGGCCGGAATCGGGGCCTGGAGCGGGCTTGTGGGCGACGACGAAGGAAACAGCTCGACGGGCAACTTCCAGCTGGCCTACGACCTGATGACCTACATGGCGGGATCGATCGGCAACGTGCGCCAGTGGTACTACGTGGCCAACAACGAGGCCCCCTACCTGTGGAACGACCCCTCCAAGGGGGAGTTGAACCAGGTGGTCGACCTGCGCAACCGGGAGTTCAGCTTCTTCTTCAAGGACGACTGGAAGGTAAGCAACTCCCTGACCCTCAACCTGGGCGTCCGGTATGAATACTACGGGGTGCCCTGGGTCGAGTCGGGACAGAGCGCGGCCCTTATCGGCGGCTCGAGCGGCATCTTCGGCGTCTCCGGGGACGGCTTCGAGGACTGGATGCCGCAAAATCCGGTGCAGGGGCCTGACAGCATGCTCACCAGCCAGCATTTCGTGGGCCCCAACTCCCCCAACCCCGATCTTGCCATCTACAACAAGGACGCCAACAACTGGGGGCCGGCCATCGGCTTCGCCTACCAATTCCCCTGGTTCGGAAAGGGGAAGACCACCCTGCGCGGCGGCTACCAGCTGAACTACACCACGCTGGGGACTTTCGACAACTTCGCGAGTTTGATGGCCCGCGTGACGGGGATGACCTACTCGCACACCTACGCCGGGGACTCCATCGACTATCCCTACCTGGATATGTCGATGCTCCCGGAAATCATCCCGGTCAACCAGTTCCTCCCGCCGGAGATCCAGCCGATGGCCGTGCGGCCGCTGACCGATCGCAGCCAGAGCCTCACCGTGTGGGACCAGGACATCAAAAACCCCTATGTCCAGAGCCTGACCCTCTCCCTGACGCGCAACCTCAGCAACAACCTCACCTTCGACCTGCGCTACGTGGGGACGCTGAGCCGGAAACTGACCGATACCGTCAACCTCAACTCGTCGAACTTCATCAACAACAACCTGCTCGAGGCGTTCGACACCGTCCGCGCCGGCGGCCAGTCCGACCTGCTCAACAGCATCATCCCGGCGAGCTCCCTGACCGGCAGCACGACCGCGACGGGCTCCGACCAGGTGCGCACGAGCGTCTATACCCGGACCTACCTGGCCATCGGCGACTACAACACCCTGGCCAGCACGTTGTCGACCACCAACGGGCGCCTCCCTGTGGCCTCCGGGATCCGCGGCCAGGTCCTGCGCGCGGGCGGCGCCCCGGAGAACTTCATCTACGCCAACCCGCAGTTCAGCTCCGCCAACTGGGTCGGGAACCTGGACAGCTCGAACTACCATTCGATGCAGGCCCAGGTCACCATGCGCCCGACGCGGGGCCTCAGTTTCCAGACCACCTACACCTGGAGCCGGAACCTGGGGATCGGCAGCGTTTCGGACGTGCGCGACCGCTCCGAGGCCTACGGGCTGCTCGGCTCCCACCGGTCCCACGCGCTCTCCTCCTACGGCACCTACACCCTGCCGTTCGGGGCCAACGGCTTCCTCCTCCGCAACGCCACCGGTTTGTGGAAACACGTGGCCGAGGGGTGGCAGATGAGCTGGATCTTCAGCGCCACCAGCGGGCTCCCCGGTTCCGTCACCGGTACCGAGCGGCTCTGGGGCGGGGCGCGGATGGACCAGGTCGGGCCGTTCGACCCGAAATCGGGGAAGGTCACCTGGAACCCCGGGGAAGACACCGGCCGTTTCTTCGGCTACGACACCTATATGCAGGTCCCCGATCCCCAGTGCTACACGATCGACGGCAGCCTGCAGAGCTCCTGCGCCAGCCGGATCAAGGCGATCGCCCTGGTGGCCGGCGTCGATGAACTCGGCAACCAGATCCCGGGCGACATCATCTTCCAGCACCCGCAGCCCGGAACGCGCGGCAACTTCGATCCGAATTCCCTGACCGGTCCCGGACGGTGGTCCCTCGACATGGCCATGGGGAAATCGTTCGAGTTCATGGAAGGGAAGCGGATCGATTTCAGGATCGACGCCCAGAACATCTTCAACCACGCGACGCCTTCGAACAGCTACTACGTCCGGAACGCGCGCTTTACGATCACCTACAACCCGAACTTCGCCGTGAACAGCTCCAGCCCCTTCGGCTACATCAGCGACAAGGCGGGGCACCGGACCTTCCAGGCGAAGATCCGCATCAGCTTCTAG